A part of Daphnia pulex isolate KAP4 chromosome 6, ASM2113471v1 genomic DNA contains:
- the LOC124196456 gene encoding larval cuticle protein LCP-22-like isoform X3, translated as MKLFVIAAVLAVAVAAPSSYKPAYKPPTYSTPAYSKPAYSAPAYSAPAYSAPAYKDNKYADITITSQSDERNLDGSSQWSYAQSDYTTREEFQVQKKMQGVKYDSYGKATYEDVMGNTNKGSSYWVSPEGEKFTLTWAADEAGFQPKGDHLPVAPVHVYELPVAPVHEYVLPIAPVHEYELPVAPVHIPFNGKGYKIY; from the exons ATGAAATTG ttCGTTATCGCCGCTGTCTTGGCCGTTGCTGTGGCTGCTCCATCCAGCTACAAGCCTGCATACAAGCCACCCACCTACTCCACACCGGCCTATTCCAAACCAGCCTACTCTGCCCCAGCCTACTCTGCCCCAGCTTACTCTGCCCCAGCGTACAAGGATAACAAATACGCCgacatcaccatcaccagccaATCTGATGAGCGCAACCTCGATGGCAGCAGCCAGTGGAG CTACGCCCAGTCTGACTACACCACCCGCGAGGAATTTCAGGTccagaagaagatgcaagGAGTCAAATACGATTCTTACGGCAAAGCCACCTACGAGGATGTTATGGGCAACACCAACAAGGGATCTTCCTACTGGGTTTCCCCTGAAGgcgagaaattcactttgacctgGGCTGCCGATGAGGCCGGTTTCCAGCCAAAGGGTGACCAtttgcccgtcgctcccgtccaCGTCTACGAGCTCCCAGTTGCTCCCGTCCATGAGTACGTTCTCCCCATTGCCCCCGTCCACGAATACGAACTTCCCGTTGCCCCCGTCCACATTCCCTTCAACGGAAAAGGCTACAAGATCTATTAA